Proteins encoded by one window of Canis lupus dingo isolate Sandy chromosome 10, ASM325472v2, whole genome shotgun sequence:
- the NCF4 gene encoding neutrophil cytosol factor 4 isoform X2 codes for MYLMGDFEQLPDNIAISANIADIEEKRGFTSYFVFVIEVKTKGGSKYLIYRRYRQFHALQSKLEERFGPENKSNPFTCSLPTLPAKVYVGVKQEIAEMRIPALNAYMKSLLSLPIWVLMDEDVRIFFYQSPYDSEQVPQALRRLRPRTRKVKNESPQDAIFDRMAAPRAEALFDFTGNSKLELNFKAGDVIILLSRINKDWLEGTVRGATGIFPQSFVKILKDFPEEEDPTNWLRCYYYEDTISTTKDIAVEEELSSTPLFKDLMQLMRREFQREDIALNYRDAQGDLVRLLSDEDVALMVKQAQGLPSQKHLFPWKLHITQKDDYRVYNTVP; via the exons CGACTTTGAACAGCTTCCCGACAACATCGCCATCTCGGCCAACATCGCCGACATCGAGGAGAAGAGGGGCTTCACCAGCTATTTT GTTTTCGTCATCGAGGTGAAGACCAAAGGGGGATCCAAGTACCTCATCTACCGCCGCTACCGCCAGTTCCACGCCTTGCAGAGCAAGCTGGAGGAGCGGTTTGGGCCGGAGAACAAGAGCAACCCCTTCACCTGCAGCCTGCCCACGCTCCCAG CCAAAGTCTATGTGGGTGTGAAACAGGAGATCGCGGAGATGCGGATACCTGCCCTCAATGCCTACATGAAG AGCCTCCTCAGCCTGCCCATCTGGGTGCTGATGGACGAGGACGTCCGGATCTTCTTCTACCAGTCACCCTATGACTCAGAGCAGGTGCCCCAGGCGCTGCGCCGGCTCCGGCCGCGCACCCGGAAGGT CAAGAACGAGTCCCCCCAAGATGCCATCTTTGACCGCATGGCAGCTCCACGAGCAGAG GCCTTGTTTGACTTCACTGGCAACAGCAAACTGGAGCTGAATTTCAAAGCTGGAGATGTGATCATCCTTCTCAGTCGGATCAATAAAGACTGGCTGGAG gGCACTGTCCGGGGAGCCACGGGCATCTTCCCACAGTCGTTCGTGAAGATCCTCAAGGACTTCCCGGAGGAGGAAGACCCCACCAACTGGCTGCGCTGCTACTACTACGAAGACACCATCAGCACCACCAA GGACATCGCGGTGGAGGAAGAGCTCAGCAGCACCCCTCTGTTCAAGGACCTGATGCAGCTCATGAG GCGGGAGTTCCAGAGGGAAGACATCGCCCTGAATTACCGGGATGCTCAGGGGGATCTGGTGCGGCTGCTGTCAGACGAGGACGTGGCGCTCATGGTGAAGCAGGCCCAAGGTCTCCCCTCCCAGAAGCACCTCTTCCCTTGGAAGCTGCACATCACCCAGAAGGATGACTACAGAGTCTACAACACTGTCCCCTGA
- the NCF4 gene encoding neutrophil cytosol factor 4 isoform X1 — translation MALAQQLRAESDFEQLPDNIAISANIADIEEKRGFTSYFVFVIEVKTKGGSKYLIYRRYRQFHALQSKLEERFGPENKSNPFTCSLPTLPAKVYVGVKQEIAEMRIPALNAYMKSLLSLPIWVLMDEDVRIFFYQSPYDSEQVPQALRRLRPRTRKVKNESPQDAIFDRMAAPRAEALFDFTGNSKLELNFKAGDVIILLSRINKDWLEGTVRGATGIFPQSFVKILKDFPEEEDPTNWLRCYYYEDTISTTKDIAVEEELSSTPLFKDLMQLMRREFQREDIALNYRDAQGDLVRLLSDEDVALMVKQAQGLPSQKHLFPWKLHITQKDDYRVYNTVP, via the exons CGACTTTGAACAGCTTCCCGACAACATCGCCATCTCGGCCAACATCGCCGACATCGAGGAGAAGAGGGGCTTCACCAGCTATTTT GTTTTCGTCATCGAGGTGAAGACCAAAGGGGGATCCAAGTACCTCATCTACCGCCGCTACCGCCAGTTCCACGCCTTGCAGAGCAAGCTGGAGGAGCGGTTTGGGCCGGAGAACAAGAGCAACCCCTTCACCTGCAGCCTGCCCACGCTCCCAG CCAAAGTCTATGTGGGTGTGAAACAGGAGATCGCGGAGATGCGGATACCTGCCCTCAATGCCTACATGAAG AGCCTCCTCAGCCTGCCCATCTGGGTGCTGATGGACGAGGACGTCCGGATCTTCTTCTACCAGTCACCCTATGACTCAGAGCAGGTGCCCCAGGCGCTGCGCCGGCTCCGGCCGCGCACCCGGAAGGT CAAGAACGAGTCCCCCCAAGATGCCATCTTTGACCGCATGGCAGCTCCACGAGCAGAG GCCTTGTTTGACTTCACTGGCAACAGCAAACTGGAGCTGAATTTCAAAGCTGGAGATGTGATCATCCTTCTCAGTCGGATCAATAAAGACTGGCTGGAG gGCACTGTCCGGGGAGCCACGGGCATCTTCCCACAGTCGTTCGTGAAGATCCTCAAGGACTTCCCGGAGGAGGAAGACCCCACCAACTGGCTGCGCTGCTACTACTACGAAGACACCATCAGCACCACCAA GGACATCGCGGTGGAGGAAGAGCTCAGCAGCACCCCTCTGTTCAAGGACCTGATGCAGCTCATGAG GCGGGAGTTCCAGAGGGAAGACATCGCCCTGAATTACCGGGATGCTCAGGGGGATCTGGTGCGGCTGCTGTCAGACGAGGACGTGGCGCTCATGGTGAAGCAGGCCCAAGGTCTCCCCTCCCAGAAGCACCTCTTCCCTTGGAAGCTGCACATCACCCAGAAGGATGACTACAGAGTCTACAACACTGTCCCCTGA